One Argentina anserina chromosome 6, drPotAnse1.1, whole genome shotgun sequence genomic window, ATTCAAAACTCATGCAGTTAGGACTCAGGACCAGTTCTTCCCTCCAATAATGACACTCATATGAAGACCAAGGACTTGAACCATTTCCAAGCTCCCAAAAACCAAGTCAAAATCCAATTTCCAACCCAACAAAGCCAAATTCCTCTTCCCCATCAACAAATCCTCCAACCCATGAAGTTCTCATTTCACTCTGAAATGTCTCTCTTCCAAATCCTCCTTCTTTGTTTAACCTTAGGTTTTGCCAGTTCTGTAACCATCAAAAATGAAACCTCTGCACATAGAAACCTGGCAACTAATCCTCTGTGTCCATGGGATATAGCTTCCATCCAAAAACTCATCACTCAAAACCATCTCCCTTTTATAAATCAGGGCATCTCCACTCAATGCCAGTACGTGCTTCAAGGAATTCGTTTCCTCCGATCCGATTATCTTCGAACCCACGGCTCCTTTTCTCTGCCTCCAAATGTCCTAGAGGCCTGCTGGGACTCGTTCGAAAATTTAGTCCACCAATTCATACCGGGATTTCAAATCAGATCGAGTTGCGGCTACAACACCAACTTCATTTCTGAAACTTGCATGAACATAACAAGTAGATCCGATTTCGAAAAGTTCGTTCCAGCCCCCCAGTTGCAGCAAATCAACTCCTCTTGTGACCAGTCTCTGGCGACCGATTCGGCTTGTGCTTCTTGTGTGGATAGCTTGAATAATGTCAGCTCGTATTACTTCAAAGGATCGGATGATGGGAATGTTTCCGATTGTAAAGGGTACCCTTTTGTATACGCTGCTGCTTTTGCTAACAGGTTTGGACCAGTTGACATAGGTACCGCAAGGTGTTTGTTCTTGCTTGATTTTAGTTCAGCTAGTCAAAAGTCCAGTAAGAACCCGAATGCAGTGATGTGGGGGATTCTGTCTGGTTGTATTGATGGTTTTGTTGGGGCGCTTGTGGTGGTTTGGTGTCTTTGGGTGTGGCACAAGAaatggaggaagaagaggagagatAAGTTGTCACGAGTCGAGGTACTGACAGATGTGGAGAGTGGTACTAATTCGTCGTCGTTGAAGTTCAGTTTTGAAGCAATTCGAAAGGCGACAGATAGTTTTTCTTTGGAGAATATAGTTGGTACGGGTGCATATGGCAATGTTTACAAGGGGGTGTTACCAGATGGGTCTGAAGTTGCATTGAAAAGGTTCAAGAACTGTTCTGCTGCAGGAGACCAAGTTTTTGTACATGAAGTTGAGGTCATTGCAAGTGTTAGACATGTGAATCTTGTCGCCTTACGAGGATATTGTACCGCGACGATGCTTAGAGAAGGGCACCAGAGAATAATAGCTTGTGATTTAATGAGAAATGGAAGCCTATTTCAGCACCTTTTTCAGCCAGGATTCAAGAAGCTAACTTGGTCAATTCGACAAAAGATTGCGCTAGGAATGGCTCATGGATTGGCCTATTTGCACTATGGAATTCATCCTGCTATAATCCATAGAGACATCAAAGCAAGCAATGTGCTTCTAGACGAAGCATTCGAGGCAAAACTAGCTGATTTCGGGCTTGCAAAGTTCACACCAGAGGGACAGACACATATGAGTACAAGGGTAGCCGGTACACTTGGATATGTAGCTCCTGAGTATGCTTTGTATGGGCAGTTATCCGAAAGAATCGATGTGTATAGCTTCGGGGTTGTGCTTCTTGAGCTTTTGAGTGGGAAGAAAGCAGTTGTGGAAATTCTTGATGACAACAGGCCTTTATTGTTGGCAGATTGGGCATGGTCACAAGTTAGGGAAGGTGCAGCTTTGGGTATTATCGAAGAAGGGATGCCGGAGTTGGGTGTGCCAGAAGTGATGgagaaatatgttttggttgctGTGCTTTGCTCTCATCCTATAGCATATGCTCGGCCAACAATGGATCACATTGTGAAAATACTTGAAAATGATGATACTCCAGTTCCTTCTATTCAAGACAGGCCTTTCTCTCTATTAGCACAAATGGATGATACAGAGAGATCAAGAAGCCAGAACAACAATTGTAAATATTCGATTAATTAATTGGAGCGCGCAACATGACCATCTACATTCATCCAATGACATAGCTACACACGGGCTACGGTGGGCTGTAGCTCACCTCAAATTACTAAAAAACTTGTTTTTCTagctaaattttaaatattagcTCACtaaaattttttatatatagttcataaaTAATCGTAATTTTTTTCAAGCCCAACTCATTATAAAATGCTGGCTCCACCCTTGTATTCATCAATGTACGTACGTGATGTGAATTTAGGCTAACACAACATAATATTAGTTCATGCAGAACTGCAATACTGTCTCTAACTTCGGGCATTGATGCCTAAACTGCAAAAGTTGGTTGTTTTTACTTCTTCATAATATATTCTAATCAgatcatcaattttttttaaagaagaaACAAGATCTATAGCATCGTAAGAAATATCGACAAAGTTACAAGTAGAAAGAGACATAGCATTGCAAGAGACGATGCAAAATCCAATTCAAAATGTAGTTTTAGTTTGAGTACATAAATTATTGATATTAATTCGCTGCCACAAAACTGACCTCTTCTTCATGGTTATAGTAGAATTTGTAGTTTCATGTGTGCTTTGAAAACTAATTTTGTCGGGTGATCCGATCCCTCATTCGATTCTCCTCCATGTATCCTAGTTTGTGAATTTATGTCTTATCTTCCTTGACCCTCATTCACGTCGTAGTGGGAGGTTCACGTCGTAGTGGGGAGGAGAAGGTGTTAACGTGACTCCACAAATCATGAGTTAGTGGATTTACTGACTGACTTTGTTTTATCGCTTGTTAACTTTGGGTTTAGCCATCGGGCTTAGTCTAATATGCAGAAGGcccaaatctgaaaatttattCCCCCACATTCCCCAAAGGAAATGAAGATGAGATGCCAACAACATTATTTTTGCTCTCACACACGTTGTTCTTAAACTTCTTAGAGCATTTTGCCATCTTGGTCACTATTGTGTGTGATGATTTCAGGTTCTTGATATATAGATTATCCAACTGCAAGTCAACCCCACTCTATTTCCAGTTTGCTAGCTATAGTTTAATTAAGTCCGCTGCAAGGAGGCGACCAAGGTTTCTTCCAACAGTTTGTCATACATTCCCCGTTTTACCTACTTAtacaattatttatttatttattttttcttccaaCACTGAATATTCAGTGTCGAATCGAAAGGTCTGCTCTACATGGCTGTATTTCTACTCATATCATGTGGATGGCTAAGATCAGCTGACATTGATACATATAGGCGACATTAATACTTATTATGTATTGCTGATTTTTCGATATATGCATGACTGTTGTCGTACTTGGTCCAATAATATATTTCTGTATATGACCTGATATGTGAGTATGTGCCCTCTGCATATATAATATGGCAAGAGACGTAATAGAAACCATCCCATGTCGTCTCACCTTTTTTTCGTTGAAATAAAATATCACTTGAAAGTTCCATTATAATCTCTGGTGATGCTTCCCTTGCTTCCAAGTAGTCGTTGTCTCTTACAACCATTTTGATAATCATCTCCTAGGAAATAAGGCATGGAAGGAGAAATTGTGGAAGAAGGGCTGCTGACAATGTCCAATGCCGATGGAGAGTCCTCCTCGGTCACTAGGGTTCTTCTTCTGAGCACTTTGGTCGCCCTCTGTGCTTCCCTCTCTACTGGTTGTGCTGTAAGTCACACCCTATTGTTCATAGCAGAAGAAAGTTAGGTAACAACACGATGGATGAAACAAATGTCCTGAACCAGAAATAGAATGAACAGATTGATGGCGAAAGTGTTAGGGTGGTCATAAGTTGTTTCCCATGTTGTATATGTTTTTGCTTGAtttatttctttgaatttttcTGTTTAGAACTTGCTAGTTTCTCCATTGCATGTTCTGGTATACGAGGCTGTTGAATTGATAATTTTTGTCTGTATTATTGGAGAGGCTAACAACATCAATAAAAACCAGGGTCTTACTAACTGTGGGAAACTCAACTAGTATTGCATTACTCTCAAGTATTGTCTGGAAGCCTGTTAAGTTGGCAGTGTTGGCCTTGTTCTTGATAGTAACACTATAGACCTTCAATTTTACGATGGACTGGAGCTCTGAAGGTATCTCATTCTTTCATGTACATTTATTTCCCTCCCGTTTCTTGCGACTTAAGGTATGTATGTCAGCTTTCAAGAACatttttcatcttctctaCGATCAAGGGTTTAACAATTCTAGTTGTGCAGGAAAGATTGTGCCGGAGCCGGAAGTTAATTAAGGGGCAGAAGAAATACAAGCATCAATCTCACATCAAAGATGACCTCTGTACATATATAGCATTATTTTGAAGTGAGAATAAAAACAGATATATAAcattaaagaaagaaaaaatgatcCCTCAATTATTCATTACTAGCCTCCGCGCCCGCGCTCGCACGCTTGCCGGAGTGTAATTTTGGCAGAATCACGACATACATGTGAAATGAAATAGT contains:
- the LOC126798329 gene encoding probable LRR receptor-like serine/threonine-protein kinase RKF3, with product MKFSFHSEMSLFQILLLCLTLGFASSVTIKNETSAHRNLATNPLCPWDIASIQKLITQNHLPFINQGISTQCQYVLQGIRFLRSDYLRTHGSFSLPPNVLEACWDSFENLVHQFIPGFQIRSSCGYNTNFISETCMNITSRSDFEKFVPAPQLQQINSSCDQSLATDSACASCVDSLNNVSSYYFKGSDDGNVSDCKGYPFVYAAAFANRFGPVDIGTARCLFLLDFSSASQKSSKNPNAVMWGILSGCIDGFVGALVVVWCLWVWHKKWRKKRRDKLSRVEVLTDVESGTNSSSLKFSFEAIRKATDSFSLENIVGTGAYGNVYKGVLPDGSEVALKRFKNCSAAGDQVFVHEVEVIASVRHVNLVALRGYCTATMLREGHQRIIACDLMRNGSLFQHLFQPGFKKLTWSIRQKIALGMAHGLAYLHYGIHPAIIHRDIKASNVLLDEAFEAKLADFGLAKFTPEGQTHMSTRVAGTLGYVAPEYALYGQLSERIDVYSFGVVLLELLSGKKAVVEILDDNRPLLLADWAWSQVREGAALGIIEEGMPELGVPEVMEKYVLVAVLCSHPIAYARPTMDHIVKILENDDTPVPSIQDRPFSLLAQMDDTERSRSQNNNCKYSIN